GCCCAGGGTGAAGACGATGGCCTGGAAAATCTGCCATAACGCCCTGGCGATGCAGTAAATATGATGAGGAGAGGCATGTCTACCTCAAGCCTGTGCTCGATCTGCGGTTGTGCTGATGAAGATACATTCCATGTTTTCCTTCGCTGACAACATGCTCGGGATTTATGGCAAGCGATGGCTGAAATATGGGATTTGCCGCCGGAAGGCCTTGTAAAACCAACTGGAATAGAATGGCTCCTACATGTCCAGCAAATGATACCTGAAGCCGAAAGAGCTCCTGCGCTCATGACTATGTGGCGAATATGGCATGTCGTAACAAAATGACCCATGAAAACCCTGCCCCTCCATTGAGGGATCCCGCCGCTTCCTGGTGAGCTACCTTAACTGCCTTATGCTAATAAAACAGTTCCAGGATGCAAATGTGGTAAAGGGTAAAATGGTGGTCAATCATGTGCAAGGGTTTACCAAGGCAGGCACCCAAATGGATGGTAGGCGAAAAGTTAGGAAGCGCTGGACACATCCTGCTAGTGGAGAGGCCAAGCTAAACATTGATGGGCCCTTTCTTGGCAAGGCATCAACGGTAGGAATTGTGCTCCGTGACCATTGTGGGGAGCCAATCTTCACTGTGTGTCAAAATCTGCCACATTATAATGACGCCACAGAAGCAGAAATTATTTCCATTGAGGAAGGCCTGCGACTGGTCTGGCATAGGACACCGCTGAAGGTTAAAGTTGAATTTGACTGCACCGAAGCTGTGGAGATGATCAGGGAATCGTTGCCAAACACCTCAGCTTACGCGTTCAGAATTAGCGCTATTCGTGATTTACTTAGGGTAGAGAAAGAGATGTTTGTATTGTTAAAGTTAGCCGAGAGGCTAATACTGTGAGCCATGAACTAGCAAGACTAGGTAGAATTCAGGGAGGAACAGAGATTTGGCTCACGGACATGCCCCAGGTAGTTGTTGCGGCGATTGCCTTTGATTGTAACCCTACCTTGGCTTAATATATtctcttcccccccccccccccccgcaaaaAAACCTTAAGGTAAGCTGTGACACGGGACAGAGGAACTAGCACCTAAGCTGTCGAGAGAGCAGTGGCCAGTGGAGGTCTTAGGCTAGGAATGAAAGAAGAGGTCAGAATCTAAATATTCTTTTAGTGGCTGACATGCGTAATTCCTCACAATTTTCTCCGGCTTCTTGAGTATTCAAGGTGGTAGAGGTACCATTACAGGCATCTTCCCCTAATTGGTGTTGGTGGGCTGGAAAGTGGAAAAGTACAACATGGATCGATCGAGCAAATATGAAAACAATTGTTTTGGCCCACAGAATAAGACCAATGCACCTTTTTGATGTAAGACGCGATGGGATGGATGAAATATGAGAACAGAGAGCAGAGCCGGGCTGTGGCATCTTGTGAAATATGAGAGCTAGATCTGAATCTCATTCGGTTGGCTCCGGTGACGATTTGCTCTTTTTTCTCCTACTCTATATATTCAAAACCATTATAGCAGTATCTCCTAAGATAATATGCAGAGTCATGAAACTTAGATTATGATGTGTGACTAGCTGTGCATGATGAAAAAATGAAGAAATGAGGCAGAAGCACTCGTCTAATGAAACACAAACCAACAGAATGAAGATCCTTCGATCCGAGACCTCGGGGCCTGGTCCGTTTAACATTGATGGTGTGCTGCCAGCTTCAAAGGGTTAGTGTGGTTCGACAAGCGGCAGCGATGAGGTGTGGCCAGAAAGTGGGGACGATGTGGGGTGTTGGctatggagagatagtttctggcGAGCGGTCGCCAAATCTAGGGTTCATCAAATTGGTAAAAACTGTGTGTGTCAGCCTCGGCCATGTGTGGCTTGGCAGTGCAATTGACTTGACTATTGGGTTGTAGTTACTTTAACACCCTTGACCTTACACTATGTCCATGCGAAACAGTGGTGTGATCCTCATGGGTAGAAGAGGAATTTAAATAGTTGTATGAAATTTCACCCACCCACCAATGAAGACTGCAAGATACATGAATCTTTTTGAAACATTTCAGACAGGTGGGTCCTCAGTAAGCGGGGCATATAATTCCCCATTGCGACTCACACCCTTGTTTGGGCCTTCTGAGCCTATAGATTCCCACCAGAGAAGCCCATTTAGAAGTAACTACTTTTTTGAGTGGAATTTAGAAGTAACTACTTATGTCGAGCTTCTCCACACAACTACTTTGGCTTATAGTGCTAACTGGTTGGCCTGGAAAATGCGTCCTAGTCAGCCTATTTTTGTATTCTAAAGCCGAAGAATGACAACCATTGTGGAGGATTGACTCTCTTTGAATAGGAAAACAATTTCCAGAATATCTCGATGTGTTAATTTTTTTCCCATTTGAGAAAGTTATGTCTACAAATAAGGTCTTTCACAATGCATTGGCTCACACGTTATCCTAGCTAGGTAAGATACGCCAGTACTACTCCAATGCATTGTCTCTTAAGCATTGTATCTACATTTAATGATTTTTGGGACATGCATGCATGTGATTGGGCTACGATTGTATTTTGCATACAGTTCCATGCAAGTTCAGTTTCTTATCTAAGACTGCTCATAATGAgagtaacttagctagtaacaGATAggaaggtggtaactagctatactACCTCCATCCGAAGTCTTAGGGCTTATATATTTTTGGAaaagtcaaagcaagtaaagtttgaccaaatttatagAATAATCTAccaataaatatgatattttgtagatagcacatgaaaatatatttcatcatctatctaataatattaattttgtatttcacatgttaatgattttttataaaaaaaaaaacttagtcaaacttaacatagtttgactttctgaaaaaaatagaccttaagccttgggatggaggtagtatatgttaccataacatcacacaccccaagataaaatgagtctacaaaATTAATTAATAAATGAGACTTTGCATGATACCACCTCTAAGgttactttccactatgaagaTAGTAACATGGACTAGTAACTTATATATGCGCATGACACCACCttatgttacttcccactatgagTAGCCCAATGGACTGCTCACAACGAGAAGTATCATgcactagtatcatgcatatgatactagtttatgataccacCTATATAATGCATAGTATATAATAAGATAGAATCATAATTTCAAAATATTTaatattttgtagaatctcaatgcaaatttgtgtacgtacatgatgtatttggcatcaagttttctagttttatgttctatgatacaatatctaacTATGATACCACTCCCACCTCTCTACTCGTTAATTATTGttgtgccacatcagatttttgccaataTAGCACACATGATACTAGCATATCTCCTCATCAACCATAATTCCACATAAGCATTTTGCCTATGATACCGTGTTAAGATACAAAGGATTCTGATTTCTTGTTTTTGGTTAATTAATCATGAATTTTGTTAATCCTAGGTATACTCTAGAATCATTAAATTTGCCTCAATATTAGTGAAATTATTACTATATTATACATCTGCATGTAAAGATGAATGTAGTCCTACTAATTTTGTGTGATAGTTTCTGCTGCTTTTTTCCTACGAGGTTGATCAAAGTTAATAAAGACTGACTTAACAAAGAAATGTCTTAACACATTGGCGGAGCTACATATATATGTTCAGATTGACCGGGTTGCGATGCTCTAGAATACGGTCCCACCGTGCTGCCAAACAAAAATCCGTTTTGGTGGTAGCATTTATGGTGAAATTTTGCAAATTCACAAAGAAAACAATATTTATGAGGTATCTAGTGTAAAACCCTAGTTATATATTGGATCCGACAATCTCTTAATGTACACTATCTTAATAATTTGAGAACATAGTGAGTGTACAACGAAAGTTTGATTCGTTGTAATTGAATCCATATAATTCTTTCCTATGGACGTTTACCCCTAATCTATTTCATTTGAATTTTTGATTAAGTCTCTTCTTTTGAGATAAATATTGTGGAGGAAGGAGAGCACATAAGGCTagcttattgactaatatagctgctaaATTAATAAAATGATttgctacaacgtgctcagtcaagttttacactatttgatttgcaCTGTGATTCATGCTAGCTAGTCATGAGTTGCAACATAACTTGCAACCTAAATTTGATGATATCATCTGACTGAGAAAGAAGTTagttctcagtcgactgagaaatAGTCACCCCCAGTAATAAAAGTTTATATTGCAATAATCATTGGCTTTCCTACGCTCCCTTGAAACACGAACTACTTAAGGTAAAAAAAGGTCACAACCAAGCCATGTATACTTTCTTgcgtacatatatatatatatatatatatatatatatatatatatatatatatatatatatatatatataggtctgctattctcgaaccggttcgagaataactattctcgaaccctttctgaacttcctaACTTATCGCATGCGGACTTCCTGTGAGTCTTCATATTTTCGCGTCCCACGTCCCGCTCGCGTCCCGCTCCCGCGCGCGTGTGAACTTCCTACGAGACAGCGAACCGTTACGTGTCCCACCTCCCGCTCGCTACCCACCTCCTCCGTGCTCGCTCCCCACCCCTCCCTGCTCGCTCCCGAGCTCTTCCATGGCGATTTCCTCCCTGCTCGCTCCCGAGCTCCTCCCTGGCGTTTTCCTCCCTGCTCGCACCCAAGCTCCTCCCTGGCGATTTCCTCCCTTGCTCGCTCCCGAGCTCCGGCGACGGTGGCGGCTCATCTCCGTGCTCGTGTCCGACGCTCCATCGACGAATTTGTTCTCCACTGGTGCATCGCAGATCGTCGATGTCTGCGGCACAGTTTCTTATATGCTATCCGGACACTGCTCTTATCTTTTTTATCTTGATCTGCAGATTTGTTTTTTCCGATGGCCGTCGCACAGCTTCGGCGTTCTTCTACGTGAAATCCTCGAGGTTGATGGCTCCGCCGTTATATTCTCGCGCATTGTTTGTCTTCGGTAATGGTATTGTGTCTCTCTCCCCTGTAGgattttgttttgataggtttgcTTGATCCTTATCCACGAATTTTGTTTTCACAGATCTATCTTCTTTGCTTAGTTTGGTATTTGCCTATGCTTGTGTAGTTATGTTTTCCTCAGTTGATGCAGTGATGACGCGGTGGTGTTCATGCTTACACTTTGATGTAGTAACAGAATCCAGATAATGCTTGTTATCTGTGGGTTTTTTCATAGCTTAGGAGTCTCTGCTCTGTTTTTCATTACCAGCAGTGCATGTTTTTTGGTGTTATAACAAATGAACTTCTTTAATTTTATGATGTGAACTACCGGAATGCATGAACTTTGTCAATTGCATGTTTGATTTTCATCTTCCAGATAAGTTGTGGCCTCTATTTCACATGTAAATCCACATCGAGCATGTATGTATCTCTCTGTTTGTAAGTTGTGAACTTCCCTTTAATGTACTATCCAATTTTGTTGTATTATTGTTTTTCCATTCATACGCATGTTTTTATCTTTTTTTATCTGAAAATGAACAGCTGTTACTTTATTACGTGAACTACTGCCAGTTTACTTCTGGTATTCTTTTCCTTTAACTCCATGTATAAATTAACCAGTGTTAATTTTTTTTATTCTTGTACCATTAAAGGGGGGGTTGGGGGGGGACCCCCCCCCATACTAGGAAATGAATAAAAggttttttaataaatgtttaaaATAGAGTATAATACCTTTTTTAAGATTAGTGAACTCCTTGCGTTTACAGAAGTGCACTTCGTAATTGTGGTGTGGAACTCCTACCCGCTATATTAGGAAATCAATTAATGTTTTTAAAACATACTCAAATACCTTTTTTCAAGATGAGTGAACCCCTGACGTGTTTTCAAGTGAACTTCGTAATGGTTGTGGGGACAGTGCGGGTGTGACCCTCCCatcctatattttttcttttttttttagaaaagtgAATCGCAGTCGCAGTTAAATGTGAATTTCCTGTTGTTTCTATCTGACTGACAAAGGTAACGTTTCAGCGTTTTTTTTTATTGTTGCCTCCTTTTTTTTTAATATAAATTTGGTGCAGTTATTTCTCAACTCCTCTTTTTACTCCTCTTGTCTGCGCCTTCGCCTTCGCACTCCCCACTTCCCCCACTCGCAGGCGGACATCCCGAAACTGCTACATCCTCTCTGCAATGGCGGCGGCGCTCTAGGTAActgctgccccccccccccccccgcatcgTTTGCTATCCCCTGTCCCATGTTGTTATTCCTTCGTTCTACTCGAAATCCACCATTTCCCCTTTGGTCTAAACCCTAGGCTCGCTGCAGTTTGGTCGTCCTCGCCGTCTTCGGTGTTTGCCGGCGATATTTTCCCGTTCGGCCGGCGGTTGGAACTCCGGCGCTACTCTGATTCTTCTTCGCGGTGGTTCTAGTTCGTCCCAGACGGGCTGGTCGGCTTCAATTTTTGGTTTGGGAGTCCGTTCCTCTTTTTATTTCTCTGTGAGTGATGGATAAGGATGCTTCGACTGGTGGTGAAGGTTTGTTTTTCGGATTTGTATTTTTACTAcccataaattcatgcttattctTGCGTTGTCAAAAATGAAAAGTCCATGTTTTTGTTCTGTCCTATGACTGGcccatttatttttgttctaGGGTTTGCTTTTCTGTAGGCTTTTTTTCTGTGTTATAATTCCCCGTGGTCACCATTTAGGGTTTTATCTATTTATCTGTGTTTCTGTATAGCACATGTTATGAACTACTTGTCATTAATTGAACTCACTTATTAATTATGTTCATTCTTCctatttataatttttttttcatGTACAGGCTATTTTTTTTTAAAGTGAATCATGAAATTAACATTTTGCTGCACATAGGAAGTATAAGTCTGAACATGAATTTTTTTCCTATGTTTCTGACattgaatttttttgttttttgtattttttaggGAAGGTATTTGATCATGTTGATGATTGTGGTGATGTTGTGTTTTCTGGTTTGGGGAATCTATCTTCTAATATGACAGATGATGCTGATGAGTCAGGTTAGGAACATACATATGTGAACCTCACTAACATTTTCTAGTGAACTTCCTTTTCCTGCAATCCATACAAGCTTTCTTGTTTACATTTTcctcttttttgtgttttttgtttGTGTTATGCAGCTGACCAGACTATAAGAGAATCTCTGGATTTGCTGAAGCAGGATTTTGCTGCATATTCTGCTGACAGTTTACCGCGTTTCTTAGATCCCCCTGTATTTGACAGGACTCCTGCTATTGAGAAGGGTAACATGGGCAGCCCTATTTTTGATTATACTCCTCTGCGGCAAGTTCTTGAATCTGAAACAGTTGAAGCTACACCTGTGATGGAAGAAACCCAATCTCAGTCTGTGGCTGGTACTCAAATAGTTACTCAGGATTATATGGTGGAAGAACAGCTTGCGAAAGAAAAGGAGAGACAAGCTGCTAAATTAGCTCAGCACCAGGAGAGTATTACTACATATTACCGGAAATATCCTGCGAAAGCAAAGTCTGCTAAGGGTACTGCCGTTGTCCATGATGTTGCATGTGATGGCGAGGCTGCTGAACCCACATGTGATGAATGTGGTGCTGAAACTGTTTCTCCTAAAGTTAGGAAAGAAAGGGTTGTTTGCAGGAAGATAAAAGAGAATTCACCTTTGGGgaaagctgctgctgctgctgcccagGCCAAAGATCCTTTGCAGCAGACATACGCCCCAGGTGCCACTCAAGAAGATGTTGCTGCTGACAAGGTTATTTCTTTTATGTTCTTATCTGTTTATTCTGTTAAATTCCTTTTTTGTTCACTTTTACATAGGTGTACCATTGTGAACTTctctattttttaaaaaaaaaatctgctGCTACTGTGCAGGCTACAAATCCTGTGCGTCGCAGTCCTCGTGTTGCTGCTACTGTCCATACCACTGTTTCTTCAAAACGAGTTTCATCTGTTGGGAAATCACGTGTGGGCAACCGTAAACGTAAAATTGATGTCGATGAGACATATGTCCCTGATGCCACTGAAGATGGTGTTGCTGCTGGCAAGGTTATTTTTGTCTGTCCATTTTTACATAATTGTACCACTGTGaacttctttttttgtttttgtttattgaATCTGAACTCTTTCCTTTTTATGTATCTCATTTTTATGTAGTGCAATGCTAAGAAGAGTCGTAGAGAAGTTGTTAGTGATGAATCAGATTTTGAAGCTCCTGTCAAGGTTAGTGTGAACTTCTTTGTTCATATTGGTGTGAACTTCCTATTGTCATCAATTTTTTTGTGGTTTTTAACTGTTTGGTTTTTTATGCTTTTTTCATTACCAGGGGAAGAAAGTTGGTAGGAAGCCAGGTCCCTCTAAACCTGTTGTTTTGGAAGGTGATTCAAAAAAAGTTTTGAAAAGGCCGACAAAGAAAACTATGGCTCAGAAGAGGAAGGCAgttgaagatcttgatggtgagaAGACACGTTTTCAGCAAACTATTCGCTGTTCTCTCGGCGAAGTGCGTTCTGCTGCAGCATTGTTAAAAGATCATCACAGATTGAAGGTTCAGGAAGCTGGTTTTCGCTGTGTTTTTCATTGGGTCCTCGAGGGTAACATATCACGTGTTCTCATGTGTTATTTGATGAAGAACATTGACACTTCTACCATGAAGTTATCTTGTGGATCTGGCAGAGTTCTAGAGGTTAATAGAGACAGTGTTCATCATGTGTTTGGTTTTCCTATAGGAGGTGATACTCCCATACTCCCTGCAGAATCTGGACATGATGAGTCATTGGCTCTTTTGAAACAAGAGTTTGGGTTCGAAAGCAATGCTAGTATTGAGCCTAAAGATCTGCGACAATTGTTAACTGATCTTGTTGAAGACCCCGAGAAGGTAGATTTGGCTGTGAAGGTCTTTTTTGCCATTCTTTTTAGCAAGCTCATATGTCCTGGTTCAGCTACCCGTATCGGTAGGGAAGCTGCAATGCTTGTGAACATGGATTATTCTAAGATGGCAAAAATGGATTATTGCCAGCTTGTCGTTGATGAGTTGAAACGAGCTGCTACTAAATATCAAGACCCTGATATCCCTCAGGCTAGGTTAGAAGGGTGTGCTGTTGTCCCCACTGTTATGTATCTTGACAGCATCTTTCTACCACCACATTCTGTCATGCATACTCGAACTCCTCGCGCAAACTTTCTGCATGAGAAACCGC
This region of Lolium perenne isolate Kyuss_39 chromosome 2, Kyuss_2.0, whole genome shotgun sequence genomic DNA includes:
- the LOC139835596 gene encoding uncharacterized protein; the encoded protein is MAEIWDLPPEGLVKPTGIEWLLHVQQMIPEAERAPALMTMWRIWHVFQDANVVKGKMVVNHVQGFTKAGTQMDGRRKVRKRWTHPASGEAKLNIDGPFLGKASTVGIVLRDHCGEPIFTVCQNLPHYNDATEAEIISIEEGLRLVWHRTPLKVKVEFDCTEAVEMIRESLPNTSAYAFRISAIRDLLRVEKEMFVLLKLAERLIL